Proteins from a single region of Starkeya sp. ORNL1:
- a CDS encoding ABC transporter substrate-binding protein, whose translation MRRRDFIASMVGVVAWAGPARAQPSAMPVIGYLGSENPERYASRLAAFAEGLAETGYVEGRNVAIQFQWADGQYRQLPALAAELVKRAVTVIVAPGGAEVALAAKSATSDIPIVFELGGDPVALGLVTSLSRPDGNMTGVTSLSVEVSRKRLEFMSELFPEAKRFAIAANPTSPTVNSQLTNLHAAAATLGLQLRVLNASKSDEFEGMFASVRDMEAAGLVFTSDPYFANRSRRLAELAAQHAVPAITQSRDFPVAGGLMSYGGDFQQSHRHTGIYAGRILKGEKPADLPVQRVTKVEFFINLKAAQSLGLTVPPSLLSSADVVIE comes from the coding sequence ATGCGGCGGCGCGACTTCATCGCTTCGATGGTTGGGGTCGTGGCATGGGCAGGACCGGCACGCGCGCAACCGTCCGCCATGCCTGTGATCGGCTATCTCGGCTCCGAGAATCCGGAACGTTACGCCAGCCGCCTTGCCGCCTTCGCGGAAGGGCTGGCCGAGACCGGATATGTCGAGGGACGCAACGTCGCCATCCAGTTCCAATGGGCGGACGGGCAATATCGTCAATTGCCGGCGCTGGCGGCGGAACTCGTCAAGCGCGCGGTGACGGTGATTGTCGCACCGGGCGGTGCGGAGGTGGCGCTCGCGGCGAAGTCGGCCACGAGCGACATCCCGATCGTCTTCGAACTTGGCGGTGATCCCGTCGCGCTTGGGCTGGTAACCAGCCTGTCCCGGCCGGACGGCAACATGACCGGGGTGACGAGCCTGAGCGTCGAGGTTTCGCGCAAGCGCCTGGAGTTCATGAGCGAGTTGTTCCCGGAGGCCAAGCGCTTCGCGATTGCGGCCAACCCGACCAGCCCGACCGTCAACTCGCAATTGACGAATCTCCATGCCGCCGCCGCTACGCTCGGCCTGCAGCTGCGGGTGCTGAACGCCAGCAAGTCCGACGAATTCGAGGGGATGTTCGCGTCGGTCCGCGACATGGAGGCCGCCGGGCTCGTCTTCACTTCCGATCCCTATTTCGCCAATCGCAGCCGGCGGCTCGCCGAACTTGCCGCGCAGCATGCCGTTCCGGCGATCACCCAGAGCCGCGATTTTCCGGTGGCCGGCGGGCTGATGAGCTATGGCGGCGATTTCCAGCAATCGCATCGACACACTGGAATCTATGCCGGGCGCATCCTCAAGGGCGAGAAGCCGGCCGATCTGCCGGTCCAGCGCGTGACGAAAGTGGAGTTCTTCATCAATCTGAAGGCCGCCCAGTCGCTCGGCCTGACGGTCCCGCCTTCGCTCCTGAGCAGCGCCGACGTCGTGATCGAATAG
- a CDS encoding adenylate/guanylate cyclase domain-containing protein, translated as MTNAPARPRTSLFTKYFLALFAAVVVPLLIAGGSEAWLGYRDQRARLSDLLDAEARLAAVKIQEFLEGIRDQLGWMVQLPWSVGADERRRLDGLRLLRQVQPVLSLRLVDSAGKERLFVSRIGLNRIESGDDDSRNPAVIGARAQRVWFGPVTFQGGSEPYMTVAVAGNRSAVGVAIAEVNLKFIWEVISAIRVGQTGKAFVLDQPGRLVAHPDISLVLRADHATTRPLQLLRAAILAQPGQAIAGRDIEGDAVMAAMASIPMVEWSVIVEQPAAEAFGPIYAALWRTGALLIAGAILAALLAYWLTQRMVGPIRLLEDGVARIGAGQFDHRIELTTGDELERLAQRFNEMAGELAVSQERSERISRLKRFLAPQVAELVDQSGDDRVLDGRRVEVVAVFCDLRGFTAFSTQVKPETIIGVLGSYYDALGRVVATHGATLTNFSGDGAMVLVNAPVACPDPAGRAVAMARDMQASVQTLLAEWRAAGHQLGFGVGLAMGPATVGRIGSEGRLDYTAVGNVVNLASRLCASAKDGEILIDRVAAQAVGTAVALVELEARSLKGFNRHVHVFGVDTTATR; from the coding sequence GTGACCAACGCACCGGCGCGCCCCCGGACCTCGCTGTTCACGAAATACTTCCTCGCCCTGTTCGCGGCGGTGGTTGTACCGCTTTTGATCGCGGGCGGAAGCGAGGCATGGCTCGGCTATCGCGATCAGCGGGCCCGGTTGAGCGATTTGCTCGACGCGGAGGCGCGACTCGCGGCCGTCAAGATCCAGGAATTCCTCGAAGGGATCCGCGACCAGCTCGGATGGATGGTGCAGCTTCCATGGTCGGTCGGCGCCGATGAGCGGCGCCGGCTGGACGGATTGCGCCTGCTGCGCCAGGTGCAACCCGTCCTGAGCCTGCGCCTGGTCGATTCTGCCGGCAAGGAGCGGCTTTTCGTTTCGCGGATCGGCCTCAACCGCATCGAGAGCGGCGACGACGATTCCCGCAATCCCGCCGTGATCGGCGCGAGAGCTCAGCGGGTCTGGTTCGGACCGGTCACCTTCCAGGGCGGTTCGGAACCCTACATGACGGTTGCAGTCGCGGGAAATCGCTCGGCCGTTGGCGTGGCGATCGCGGAGGTCAACCTGAAGTTCATCTGGGAGGTGATCTCCGCGATACGGGTGGGGCAGACCGGCAAGGCCTTCGTGCTCGACCAGCCGGGACGCCTCGTTGCGCATCCCGACATTAGCCTGGTGCTGCGTGCCGACCACGCCACGACCCGGCCGCTGCAGCTCCTGCGCGCCGCCATCCTGGCGCAGCCCGGCCAGGCCATCGCCGGTCGGGATATCGAGGGAGACGCCGTCATGGCAGCGATGGCGTCGATCCCCATGGTGGAATGGAGCGTCATCGTCGAGCAGCCGGCGGCGGAGGCGTTTGGGCCGATTTATGCGGCGCTGTGGCGGACCGGCGCCCTGCTCATCGCGGGCGCGATCCTCGCCGCGCTGCTCGCCTATTGGCTGACGCAGCGCATGGTCGGGCCGATCCGCCTCCTCGAGGATGGGGTCGCCCGGATCGGCGCGGGCCAGTTCGATCATCGCATCGAGCTGACCACCGGCGACGAACTCGAGCGCCTCGCGCAGCGCTTCAACGAGATGGCCGGCGAACTCGCCGTTTCGCAGGAGCGCTCGGAACGCATCAGCCGGCTCAAGCGCTTCCTCGCGCCGCAGGTCGCCGAACTTGTCGACCAAAGCGGCGACGATCGGGTGCTCGACGGGCGGCGCGTCGAAGTGGTGGCGGTGTTCTGCGATCTCCGCGGCTTCACCGCCTTCTCGACCCAGGTGAAGCCCGAGACCATCATCGGGGTGCTCGGCAGCTATTACGATGCGCTCGGAAGGGTGGTCGCGACGCATGGGGCGACGCTTACCAACTTTTCGGGCGATGGCGCGATGGTGCTGGTGAACGCGCCGGTCGCCTGCCCGGACCCGGCCGGGCGCGCGGTCGCGATGGCGCGCGACATGCAGGCAAGCGTTCAGACGCTTCTGGCCGAATGGCGCGCAGCGGGACATCAGCTCGGCTTCGGTGTCGGGTTGGCGATGGGGCCGGCGACAGTGGGGCGGATCGGCTCCGAAGGCCGCCTCGACTACACCGCGGTCGGCAATGTCGTAAACCTCGCCTCGCGCCTCTGCGCGAGCGCGAAGGACGGCGAAATCCTTATCGACCGCGTGGCGGCCCAGGCGGTCGGGACGGCCGTTGCGCTCGTCGAGCTGGAGGCGCGCTCCTTGAAGGGGTTCAACCGGCACGTTCATGTCTTCGGCGTCGATACGACTGCCACGCGTTAA
- a CDS encoding carboxymuconolactone decarboxylase family protein — translation MKLPAAMAAVISLAVPAEAEQAGAPRRVAPAIVYEVAPALGAYTDEVLFGDVWKRTELAPRDRSMVTIAALIAGGHTAQMTGHFNRALDNGVKPGEIAGTITHLAFYAGWPRAMSAVGVAKDVFTQRGIGAEQLAAQSSERIPVDDASEAQRAAAVEAQAGAVAPALARYTNVVLFGDLWRRADLAPRDRSLVTITALIAAGQVDQLAFHMNRGMDNGLSQTQLSEVITHLAFYAGWPRAMSALPVAKTVFETRAGRQDVAPASGTRGRTAMEILRHGSQPPSDGPADYFTGRVRIEQRFQRNDPARIGGAFVSFEPGARTAWHTHPLGQTLIVTSGTGWVQREGEDIQEIRVGDIVWIPPGEKHWHGATATSAMTHIAIAEARDGKSVDWMEQVSDEQYGR, via the coding sequence ATGAAGCTGCCCGCTGCCATGGCTGCCGTCATTTCGCTCGCCGTGCCCGCCGAGGCGGAGCAGGCCGGAGCACCCAGGCGTGTGGCGCCCGCCATCGTATATGAGGTCGCGCCGGCACTTGGCGCCTATACTGATGAGGTGCTGTTCGGCGATGTCTGGAAGCGCACCGAGCTCGCTCCACGCGATCGCAGCATGGTTACCATCGCCGCGCTCATCGCCGGCGGGCATACCGCCCAGATGACGGGCCACTTCAATCGCGCGCTGGACAATGGGGTGAAGCCCGGCGAGATCGCCGGGACCATCACGCACCTTGCCTTCTATGCCGGCTGGCCGCGGGCCATGTCGGCGGTCGGCGTCGCCAAGGACGTATTCACGCAGCGCGGCATCGGAGCCGAGCAACTCGCAGCGCAATCGAGCGAACGCATCCCCGTCGATGACGCCAGCGAGGCGCAGCGCGCGGCAGCGGTGGAGGCGCAGGCCGGAGCTGTCGCGCCGGCGCTCGCCCGTTACACCAACGTCGTCCTGTTCGGCGATCTGTGGCGCCGCGCCGACCTTGCGCCGCGCGATCGCAGCCTGGTGACGATCACCGCCTTGATCGCGGCCGGCCAGGTCGACCAACTGGCCTTCCACATGAACCGGGGGATGGACAACGGCCTGAGCCAGACCCAGCTTTCCGAAGTCATCACGCACCTTGCGTTCTATGCTGGCTGGCCGCGGGCGATGTCCGCGCTACCTGTTGCCAAGACGGTGTTCGAGACGCGCGCGGGCAGGCAAGACGTGGCCCCGGCGTCCGGCACGCGAGGGAGAACGGCCATGGAAATTCTGCGCCACGGTTCCCAGCCGCCCAGCGACGGGCCGGCGGATTATTTCACCGGCCGCGTCCGCATCGAGCAGCGGTTCCAGCGGAATGATCCGGCGCGCATCGGCGGCGCGTTTGTCTCGTTCGAGCCCGGCGCGCGCACCGCGTGGCATACGCATCCGCTCGGCCAGACGCTGATCGTGACCTCGGGCACCGGCTGGGTGCAGCGCGAGGGCGAGGACATCCAGGAAATCCGCGTGGGCGACATCGTCTGGATCCCGCCGGGCGAAAAGCACTGGCACGGCGCCACCGCGACATCGGCCATGACCCACATCGCCATAGCGGAGGCACGAGACGGCAAGAGCGTCGACTGGATGGAGCAGGTGTCCGACGAACAGTACGGACGCTGA
- a CDS encoding LysR family transcriptional regulator — translation MRREELGDLAAFLAVARERSFTRAAAQLGTSQSALSHTIRRLEERLGVRLLTRTTRSVSPTVAGERLLQSLGPRFEEIELELAALSELRDKPAGTIRITAGEHAADAILWPALEKVLPDYPDIKVEIIVNYGMIDIVAEGYDAGVRLGEQVARDMIAMRIGPDMRMALVGAPAYFASRPAPLAPQDLTAHSCINLRLPTYGGLYAWEFEKDGRELKVRVEGQLVFNTLALRLNAALAGLGLAYMPEDAVRTHLAEGRLVRVLADWCPPFPGYHLYYPSRRQSSAAFAVLADALRYRG, via the coding sequence ATGCGCCGCGAAGAACTGGGAGACCTGGCGGCATTCCTCGCCGTCGCCAGGGAGCGGAGCTTCACGCGGGCGGCTGCGCAACTCGGCACCTCGCAATCCGCGCTCAGCCACACCATCCGCCGGCTCGAGGAGCGGCTCGGAGTTCGACTGCTGACCCGCACCACGCGCAGCGTGTCGCCGACCGTCGCGGGGGAGCGCCTGCTCCAGAGCCTGGGCCCGCGGTTCGAGGAGATCGAACTGGAACTCGCGGCCCTGAGCGAGCTTCGGGACAAGCCCGCCGGGACCATCCGCATCACCGCAGGCGAGCACGCGGCCGACGCGATCCTCTGGCCGGCGCTGGAAAAGGTCCTGCCGGACTATCCGGACATCAAGGTCGAGATCATCGTCAATTACGGCATGATCGACATCGTCGCCGAGGGCTATGACGCGGGAGTGCGGCTCGGCGAGCAGGTGGCGCGGGACATGATCGCGATGCGCATCGGGCCGGACATGCGCATGGCCCTGGTGGGCGCCCCCGCCTATTTCGCCAGCCGACCGGCGCCGCTCGCGCCGCAGGACCTCACCGCTCACAGCTGCATCAATCTGCGCCTGCCCACTTATGGCGGGCTCTATGCCTGGGAGTTCGAGAAGGACGGACGCGAGCTGAAGGTACGCGTCGAAGGCCAACTGGTGTTCAATACCCTCGCCCTCAGGCTGAATGCGGCCCTTGCGGGCCTGGGGCTCGCTTATATGCCGGAGGATGCAGTGCGGACGCATCTTGCCGAGGGCCGCCTGGTGCGCGTGCTCGCAGATTGGTGCCCGCCCTTCCCCGGCTATCACCTCTATTATCCGAGCCGGCGCCAATCCTCGGCGGCTTTCGCCGTGCTGGCCGACGCGCTGCGCTACCGGGGTTGA